The Dehalogenimonas sp. 4OHTPN genome window below encodes:
- the fmt gene encoding methionyl-tRNA formyltransferase: MKLVFMGTPEFAVPILRGLIGAGYAVSAVYTRPDAPAGRGRSLTASRVKALADGLGLKIIQPRSLKKPEVAEELRSLAPDAIIVAAYGLILPQSVLQIPMYGCINVHASLLPRHRGAAPVAAAILAGDESTGVSIMRMDAGIDTGPVFATASTPICDNDTTGSLTERLACLGSNLLLEVLPRITGSEIAPAPQPAAGATYAPMLSKEQGCIDWNRPAIEIWRQVRAFQPWPGAFTTWEGRLLKLIETRPLDIPAAAPAGAVTALAGQPSMPFGIVTGDGVLGVKGLQQEGKKAATADEFLRGARGFEGAILGQDQCRKSP, encoded by the coding sequence ATGAAACTGGTTTTCATGGGCACGCCTGAGTTTGCCGTTCCGATCCTTCGAGGGCTGATAGGGGCTGGCTACGCCGTTTCCGCTGTATATACCCGCCCCGACGCCCCGGCCGGCCGCGGCCGGTCACTAACCGCTTCTCGGGTGAAAGCCCTGGCGGACGGTCTCGGCCTCAAGATCATTCAACCGCGCTCATTGAAAAAACCGGAAGTCGCCGAAGAATTGCGGTCTCTGGCACCTGACGCCATCATCGTCGCCGCCTACGGCCTGATTCTGCCGCAATCAGTACTCCAAATTCCGATGTACGGCTGCATCAACGTGCATGCTTCATTACTGCCCCGGCACCGCGGCGCTGCCCCGGTGGCCGCTGCTATACTGGCCGGTGATGAATCCACCGGAGTCTCGATCATGCGCATGGACGCCGGTATTGACACCGGTCCTGTCTTTGCCACAGCTTCGACCCCGATTTGCGACAATGATACCACCGGCTCGCTGACCGAACGCCTGGCTTGTCTCGGTTCCAACCTTCTTCTTGAGGTTTTGCCGCGCATCACGGGCAGTGAAATTGCCCCGGCGCCGCAGCCCGCGGCGGGGGCAACCTATGCCCCGATGCTCAGCAAAGAGCAGGGTTGTATCGACTGGAACCGGCCGGCGATAGAGATCTGGCGGCAGGTGCGGGCGTTCCAACCGTGGCCGGGAGCCTTTACCACCTGGGAAGGCAGACTGTTGAAACTCATCGAGACCCGACCGCTCGATATACCGGCGGCAGCACCCGCCGGCGCGGTTACCGCTCTTGCCGGCCAACCGTCAATGCCGTTCGGGATCGTCACCGGAGACGGCGTGCTGGGCGTCAAGGGACTCCAGCAGGAGGGCAAGAAGGCCGCGACGGCCGATGAGTTCCTGCGGGGGGCCAGGGGGTTCGAAGGGGCGATTCTCGGGCAAGATCAGTGCCGTAAATCCCCTTGA